The sequence ACCGGGCTGGCGATGCAGGTGAAGTACACGGCCGTCTTCGAGGGGATGTTCTTCGGCTGCGCACTGCTCTGGGCCGCATGGCGGGCGCGAATGGCGGCTGGATGGCTGTTCCTCGCCGCCCTGGCCTGGATCGCCTGCGCCCTGCTGCCCACGGCGGCGGCCCTGGCGGCCTATGCCGCCATGGGGGAGGCATGGCCCTTCCTCTTCGCCAACTTCCTCTCGATCTTCGAGCGGAACACGGCGGCGCTGGGCTCCTCCCTGCCGCGCCTGCTCGCCATGCTGGGGCTGCTGCTGCCGCTCGGCCTCTGCGCCCTGCTGGGCCTGCGGCTGTCCTGGCGGCACTCGACGATGGCACCGGAGATCCGCCGGGCGACGGGCTTCGTGGCGGGCTGGGCCCTGGTGGCGGTGTCGGGCGTCCTGGCCTTCGGGACCTACTACAACCACTATGCCCTGCCCCTGCTCCTGCCCCTCTCCGTGGCGGCCGCCCCCCTGCTGGGCTGGCCGGAAGCACGGGCCTGGAAAGTGACGGCCGCGGCCGCCCTGCTGCTGGCGGGGGCGGTCGCCACGGCGGTGCCAGGGGTGCTGCACCTCCGTTCGCGGGGCGATGGCCACGAGGTGCGGGCCCTGGTGGCGGCGATGCGGCCCGGGGCGACGCTCTATGTCTTCGACGGCGAAGCGGTGCTCTACCTGCTGTCCCACAGCCCCCTGCCGACGCGCTATGCCTTCCCGACCCATCTGAGCGATCTGCGGGAGGCTGGCGGGATCGGGACCGATCCGGAGGCGGAGCTGCGGCGCGTCCTGGCCTCCCGGCCGGACTATATCGTGACGACGGACATCGCCCGGGGCCGCATCAACCCGGAGGCGCAACGGCTGCTGCAGGAAACCCTGGCCACGGCCTACCGGCCGGTGCGCAGCGTGCGGATCGGGCGGGGCCATCGCCTGCTCTACGCGAAGCTGCCCTGATACGGACGACGGAGTTCCATGGCCTTCCCCGGGATCACACCTCCCGCCGCCCCGACCGAGGCACGGCCCCAGATGCAAACGCCTCTTGCGCACCTGACCCCGCCCGGGCTACAGGAATAAAATCAGCGCATCGCCTTGCCACACCGCCACCCATCCGCAGCCTTCAGGCCGGGCAGTCCCCATTTGCCCAGCAAGGCTCGTCCAGCAGTCGGCAGCCTGCATCCGCCGGGATGGATAAAGGGCTAAAATCCTAAAACTCTAAAAACCCTAAGACGGCACCCACAACGGAGTCCCCCTGCACTCCAGGGCGGGATCACTGAACCGGGCTCAGCGGACGGCGCCGCGCCGCCGCAGCCGCCAGAGCAGCAGGGGCGCCGCGAGGACGGGATGCCGGCGCTGCCAGGGGGTGAGCTCGACCGGCACGCCCGAATGCCGGGCGATCTTGTCGGCGAGATAATCCGGCCCTCCATCGAAGGTGAAGGCCGCTTTCACAAGGCGCGCGATGTTCAGCGCCTTGCCGCCCAGGCGGCGCAGCGCCCAGGCCAGACGCCAGTTCCCGGCGGGGCGGCGGCCGATGCGGTGCAGGGCCGCGGGCAGCACGGCCTCGAACCAGCCGGGAGCCGTGGCGACGATGCTGTCCGGGCGGTTGCCCCGCTCGGCCCGCAATTCGGCGCCATAGGTACGGGCGAAGAGATGGCGCCAGAAGGCCGCAGGCGGGCCGGTGGGTGCGTCCAGCCGCAGGGCCCAGGTCACGGCGGTCTCCACCGCCCGGGCAACGGCGGCTTCGGTGCGGCGGCGGGCCCGGTCGTCGCGGGCATGGACGAGGGTGGTGGGCTGGCAGAAGCGGGCCCAGAGGGTGGTGTCGATCGAGCCCGGCCGCATCCTCCGTTCGAAGGCGCGCTGGGTCATGACCGCGACCTTGGCCCGGAGAGGCCCCTCCGCGCCGTCGCGGCGCCAGTGGAGGACCTGCGGCGGCAGGACGGCGTTGAGGAAGGCGGGAACCGGGCGCCGGTGAAAGGCGAGGTTTCCCACCGTGAGCACGTAGAGGTCCAGCAGCCCCGCCGCCTCCCCCGTCCGGCGGCAGGAGCCATAGAAGAGGATCGCCGCCACCGCATCGCCATGCCGGGCGACGATATCCTCCGCCAGCAGGCGCGCGGCGCGCATGGCCGGGTCCGGGTCCAGCGGGAAAGCCAGTTCCGCCGCGACCAGGGCGGGCAGCCTCTCCGGCGCGGTCATGGAACCGCGAAGGTGACGGTGGCCGGGGCGGTGAGGACGAGCCCCTTCGGGCCGGGTTCGAAGACCTCGCCATCCAGCACGAAGGGCGTATCGAGATGGAGGGCGAGGCAGCCGGCGCGGCCGCTGGCATAGCCGGCCGCCGGCATCCAGGGGCGGGGCCGGCCCCGGCGTGCGGCCCAGAGGGCGGCGGCCAGGCGGCGCGGCGGGGCCGCCACGTCCAGCCAGTGCAGCGGCCCGGCCCCTTCGCCCGAGAAGGGCCAGAGACCGAGCATCAGCCGGTCCAGCGGCGTGGCGAGCACGAGGAAGCGGCGGCCTTCCGGCGCGGGCCGGCCATCCACCGACACGGCCATCGGCGCGCCAGCGCGCAGCGCATGCTCGCGCTGGACGATGCTGCGCAGAACCGTCCCCGCCAGGGCCAGGAAGACGGCCAGCCGGTCATGGATGCCGCGCCCATGCAGCCCCTCATCGGCCATCGTCTTGGCGGCCGTGAAAGCCCCGGCGCCGAACAGGAGGCCGCGCATCGGGGCCTCGTCCAGCCCCGGCCGCGTCACCTCCAGCACCGGAAGCCGGCGCTGGCGCAGCGCGCCGGAGGCCGCGGCGCGCCGCAGGGTGGCGAGGCCACCCTCCCCCGGCCCGGGCGACCCGACGACACGGGCGGCGAGGTTGGTCTTGCCGGTGGCCAGGAGGGCGATGGCCGGGGGGCGCTCGCCGAAGGCCTGCGGCAGGGCGGAAAGCACCTCGCGCAGCGTGCCGTCGCCGCCCTGGACGGCCAGCAGGTCCACCCCCTGCCCGGCGAAATCCGCCAGGGCGGCGCGCAGCCCGGCCGGGGTCGAGGGCGCCGCGCGCGGCAGGCCATCGGCCGCCTCCGCCAGCGCGAAGCGGCCTTCGCGAAGGGCCCGGCTGCGGGGGTTGGTGATGAGGCCGATGCGCCGCGCGCCGTTCATCCCTCGAGCCAGGAACGCAGGGGGCCCCGGCGGCGCGCCAGCCCGGCCTGGAGAGTGACGACGACCTGTTCCAGGCAGCCGAACACGGTCCAGGCGGCGACGGCGAGCATGCCCCAGTCGGGGCGGCCGAACAGGGTGAAGAGGCTGAGGATCAGCAGGTTCGGGTTCCGGCGCGCGATCCACAGGCGGAAGACGCTGTCGAAGCGCCGCCAGACATGGATCTCCATCTTGTAGAGGCCGAGGAAAAGGCCCTCCTGCAGCCGCTGGAGCACGTAGCCGCCGAAGACGATGGCACCCACGGCGACCGGATGCGCCAGGGGCATTCCGACCTGGGACAGGCCATGGATCCAGGCCAGCCACCAGAAGGGCGGGTGGATCAGGTCGATGGCATGGTCGAAGACATTGCCGAGCGGCGTGGAGGTGAGCGTCACCCGCGCCAGCTTGCCATCCACCGTGTCGAGGAAGGTCATGACCCAGGCGGCGAGCAGCCCGGGCAGCCAGGCGCCCGTGGCGAAAAGCCAGAGGGCCACGAAGACCAGGACCAGGCTGGCGAAGGTCACCTGGTTGGGCGTGATGCCCAGGGCGGCGCAGCCGCGCACCACCTGGAAGGCCGGGCGGGGCCAGACATGCT is a genomic window of Roseomonas gilardii subsp. gilardii containing:
- a CDS encoding ArnT family glycosyltransferase; translated protein: MLLLLAVALLARGFFFGNPVLESDEQFYLLVGDRMLQGALPYLDIWDRKPVGLFLIYAAIRALGGEGIVQYQVVATLFATATAFLVTRIGAELGSRRGGLLAGMAYLLWLGAFGGEGGQAPVFYNLFVAGAAWTALRAVAHPGLPARLTGLGAAAMLLTGLAMQVKYTAVFEGMFFGCALLWAAWRARMAAGWLFLAALAWIACALLPTAAALAAYAAMGEAWPFLFANFLSIFERNTAALGSSLPRLLAMLGLLLPLGLCALLGLRLSWRHSTMAPEIRRATGFVAGWALVAVSGVLAFGTYYNHYALPLLLPLSVAAAPLLGWPEARAWKVTAAAALLLAGAVATAVPGVLHLRSRGDGHEVRALVAAMRPGATLYVFDGEAVLYLLSHSPLPTRYAFPTHLSDLREAGGIGTDPEAELRRVLASRPDYIVTTDIARGRINPEAQRLLQETLATAYRPVRSVRIGRGHRLLYAKLP
- a CDS encoding acylglycerol kinase family protein, which gives rise to MNGARRIGLITNPRSRALREGRFALAEAADGLPRAAPSTPAGLRAALADFAGQGVDLLAVQGGDGTLREVLSALPQAFGERPPAIALLATGKTNLAARVVGSPGPGEGGLATLRRAAASGALRQRRLPVLEVTRPGLDEAPMRGLLFGAGAFTAAKTMADEGLHGRGIHDRLAVFLALAGTVLRSIVQREHALRAGAPMAVSVDGRPAPEGRRFLVLATPLDRLMLGLWPFSGEGAGPLHWLDVAAPPRRLAAALWAARRGRPRPWMPAAGYASGRAGCLALHLDTPFVLDGEVFEPGPKGLVLTAPATVTFAVP
- a CDS encoding CDP-alcohol phosphatidyltransferase family protein; its protein translation is MPGSELLRRALVRAGIADAAPWTGSAPQAPLLLLRADHVYDASLVAGLARRPGTLLCRPEDGLPVAAHLTEAAGAASVAAALQAGRPAGDPAFAGLVPARPADLVDLYNKALRKRGNPYLLRLDAGTRRAVEWEMFGGSYKGVTDAITKHVWPRPAFQVVRGCAALGITPNQVTFASLVLVFVALWLFATGAWLPGLLAAWVMTFLDTVDGKLARVTLTSTPLGNVFDHAIDLIHPPFWWLAWIHGLSQVGMPLAHPVAVGAIVFGGYVLQRLQEGLFLGLYKMEIHVWRRFDSVFRLWIARRNPNLLILSLFTLFGRPDWGMLAVAAWTVFGCLEQVVVTLQAGLARRRGPLRSWLEG